In Pochonia chlamydosporia 170 chromosome Unknown PCv3seq00008, whole genome shotgun sequence, the following proteins share a genomic window:
- a CDS encoding nucleoside transporter (similar to Coccidioides immitis RS XP_001244274.1) has translation MGWIQDVNAKVATTFVGKWFRLDGSGHPRERKGSYFFTELRAGMTTFFAMAYIIAVNASIVADSGGTCVCPHTAADPTCDKDADYMLCTQNIKRDIVTATAAISALACFCMGLFANLPVALAPGMGLNAYFAYTVVGYHGTGPVPYRVALTAIFVEGFIFLALAILGLRQWLARAIPHSIKVATGVGIGLYLTLIGLTYSEGIGVVVGATATPVELAGCSPENRLADGTCPSWDKMRHPAMWVGIFCGGIFTVILTMFRVKGAIIIGILLVSIVSWPRTTPVTYFPYTDVGNNSFDFFKKVVTFHPIQNTLNVQDWNVSEYGGQFGLALITFLYVDILDATGTLYSMARFAGLMDPVTQDFEGSAVAYMVDALCISVGAVLGVPPVTAFIESGAGISEGGKTGLTSIATGLCFFIAVFFAPIFASIPPWATGCVLILVGSMMASAVPEINWKYMGDAVPAFLAICLMPFTYSIANGLIGSIFSYIIINGTVWLLKKVTGGRLKPSNMDEQENWTWRIPGGFLPPWLVRLGKGQKDFWKEDLPPTNVAAERKLSSDEQASDAGPEVADTSAVTPVKA, from the exons ATGGGTTGGATTCAAgatgtcaacgccaaggTGGCGACCACCTTCGTTGGGAAATGGTTTCGCCTCGACGGCAGCGGACAT CCCCGGGAACGAAAAGGTTCCTATTTCTTCACCGAACTTCGTGCCGGCATGACCACCTTCTTCGCCATGGCGTACATTATTGCCGTCAATGCCTCGATTGTAGCAGATTCTGGCGGCACCTGCGTCTGCCCTCACACTGCTGCCGATCCTACTTGCGATAAAGATGCGGACTATATGCTTTGCACCCAGAATATCAAGCGCGACATCGTCACTGCCACAGCTGCCATCTCAGCACTGGCTTGCTTCTGCATGGGTCTCTTTGCCAACTT GCCAGTTGCTTTGGCGCCGGGAATGG GCTTGAATGCTTACTTTGCTTACACCGTTG TTGGTTATCATGGCACCGGCCCTGTCCCGTATCGCGTTGCCCTCACCGCCATCTTCGTCGAaggcttcatcttcctcgcccttgCCATCCTCGGTTTGCGACAATGGCTTGCCAGAGCTATTCCCCACTCCATCAAGGTAGCCACGGGTGTTGGCATCGGCCTATATCTGACTTTGATTGGACTCACATATAGTGAAGgcattggtgttgttgttggagcCACCGCCACACCCGTGGAACTGGCAGGATGCTCTCCTGAGAACCGCCTTGCCGATGGGACATGCCCCAGCTGGGACAAGATGCGCCACCCGGCAATGTGGGTTGGCATCTTCTGCGGTGGTATCTTCACTGTGATCCTGACCATGTTTCGAGTCAAAGGTGCCATTATCATTGGTATTCTTCTTGTCAGCATCGTTTCATGGCCTCGCACAACACCCGTCACCTATTTCCCGTACACCGACGTGGGCAACAACTCGTTCGATTTCTTCAAGAAGGTTGTGACtttccatcccatccagaACACGCTGAATGTGCAGGACTGGAACGTTTCCGAATACGGCGGTCAGTTTGGCCTTGCCCTCATCACCTTCCTTTATGTCGATATTCTCGATGCCACGGGTACGCTGTACTCTATGGCCCGATTCGCCGGACTCATGGATCCAGTAACGCAGGACTTTGAAGGTTCTGCTGTTGCATACATGGTCGATGCTCTGTGCATCTCGGTGGGAGCTGTTCTCGGTGTTCCTCCAGTCACTGCCTTTATTGAATCCGGTGCTGGTATCTCTGAGGGCGGCAAGACCGGTTTGACTTCGATTGCGACTggcctctgcttcttcatcgccgTGTTCTTTGCGCCCATATTCGCGTCGATTCCGCCATGGGCCACTGGATGCGTCCTTATTCTCGTTGGATCTATGATGGCAAGTGCTGTCCCTGAGATCAACTGGAAGTACATGGGAGACGCCGTACCAGCTTTCCTTGCCATTTGCCTGATGCCTTTCACATACTCTATTGCGAATGGCTTGATTGGCAGTATCTTTTCATATATTATCATCAACGGTACCGTTTGGCTTCTGAAGAAGGTCACGGGTGGCCGTctcaagccatcaaatatGGACGAACAAGAGAATTGGACATGGCGCATTCCCGGTGGCTTCCTTCCTCCATGGTTGGTGCGTCTCGGAAAGGGCCAGAAGGACTTTTGGAAAGAGGACTTGCCACCTACTaatgttgctgctgagcGTAAACTCAGCTCTGATGAGCAGGCCTCGGATGCTGGGCCAGAAGTAGCTGACACGTCTGCGGTGACTCCGGTCAAGGCGTAG
- a CDS encoding Replication fork protection component Swi3 (similar to Metarhizium robertsii ARSEF 23 XP_007824965.1), with the protein MSTLLSAGKLPPNRHDDLDNYDLSDDPFATPSPPPSSAKKRKEPPSQGLGIDEEVSVQKRPRVPAVKLDEERLLGPAGLPKLRQRARDLKIKGKGHEFSDAARLLSFYQMWLDDLFPKAKFLDALAMVEKAGHKKRVMAARSEMINEAKPKDTIEEDDFGLNADGAAESGENVHNTTTQSRPRTPTQDDVPDDEDLYGATPRNVRSQNAPDDEDDLDALIAEAEGQDSKPIPRRVEDDEEDEDLDALIAEAESNDQPKVILKVVNGNATNEDFADEEAAMQEMDGLW; encoded by the exons ATGTCGACATTACTTTCAGCCGGCAAATTGCCACCAAATCGTCACGATGACCTTGACAATTATGATTTATCAGATGATCCATTTGCAACACCAAGCCCCCCTCCATCCTCAGCGAAGAAGCGAAAAGAGCCACCATCACAAGGGCTCGGTATCGACGAGGAGGTTTCAGTTCAAAAGCGCCCAAGAGTACCAGCTGTGAAGCTCGACGAGGAAAG ATTATTAGGTCCAGCCGGCCTCCCCAAACTGCGCCAACGAGCACGAGACCTGAAAATCAAAGGCAAGGGCCACGAATTCTCCGACGCCGCTCGCCTCTTATCATTCTACCAGATGTGGTTGGATGATTTATTCCCCAAAGCCAAGTTCCTCGATGCATTAGCCATGGTCGAGAAGGCAGGACATAAGAAACGAGTCATGGCGGCGAGATCAGAGATGATTAACGAGGCGAAACCCAAGGATACaattgaagaagatgatttTGGTTTAAATGCTGACGGTGCTGCTGAATCTGGAGAGAATGTGCACAATACCACTACTCAGTCAAGACCAAGGACCCCTACGCAAGACGACGTGCCcgacgatgaggatttgTATGGAGCGACGCCAAGGAACGTCCGGAGTCAGAACGCGccggatgatgaagacgatttGGATGCGCTTATTGCCGAGGCAGAGGGGCAGGACAGCAAGCCCATACCTCGGAGggtggaggatgatgaggaggatgaggatttgGATGCTTTGATTGCTGAAGCAGAGAGCAACGACCAGCCCAAGGTGATACTTAAAGTGGTAAATGGAAATGCAACAAATGAAGACTTTGCAGATGAGGAGGCTGCTATGCAGGAAATGGATGGCCTGTGGTAA
- a CDS encoding choline dehydrogenase (similar to Aspergillus oryzae RIB40 XP_001817583.1) produces the protein MTSPIEATIDSFLRHSYDYIVIGGGTAGLAVASRLAEDASLTVGVLEAGRIGHGEENVDIPAFYGRSLGGPLDWAFETEPQSGLGGRKLPWPRGRVLGGTSALNFMTWVRAGKEDYDSWDALGNHGWAWDDLLPFFKKSETFHPPNQSLKEEHNATHGPEAFGTSGPIQISYTPDYSPSHKLWHSTLNAVGVKTNNAHLTGSNVGVWTNVNTVDPRTATRSYSTSYLAGKQTTNLHVLTGAIVHEIVLVKDESSNEYVASGVRFGHDGAEHVVPVAREVVLSAGTIQSPQILEMSGIGSPEVLERAGIAVKVNSPMVGENLQDHIMVAMIFEVDRSLSNPDDLLTDEAVITAAREQYLREQRGPFTILPCSLTYIPFSQTIPPNILADMHSKAANITAFDPEKRAILRKRLDGTSKLGQIEYIFDLGNWSTTFKGDTGKKYGTMLQMLQHPFSVGSIHIRPSKGLTGDIKPIIDPAYYAGSHGQVDAEIIKECIRFGQKIAQTHPLASIIRAPANPTSDTVGDDTKLRDWVKDNTITDWHPVGTCGMGGKAGIKGGVVDERLRVYGVKGLRVVDASVMPLQISAHLQATVYAIAEKGAHMILEDGRK, from the exons ATGACGAGTCCAATCGAAGCCACAATAGATTCATTTCTCAGGCATTCCTACGACTACATCGTTATTGGGGGCGGCACGGCAGGTCTAGCTGTCGCCTCTCGTCTTGCCGAAGATGCATCACTTACAGTCGGTGTCCTAGAAGCAGGCCGCATAGGCCACGGAGAGGAGAATGTCGATATCCCTGCTTTTTACGGCCGCTCGCTCGGTGGTCCGTTGGATTGGGCATTTGAAACGGAGCCGCAGAGTGGTCTTGGGGGAAGAaagttgccatggccgaggGGAAGAGTGTTGGGCGGAACGAGTGCCTTGAACTTTATGACATGGGTCCGAGCTGGGAAAGAGGATTATGACAGCTGGGATGCACTGGGGAACCATGGATGGGCTTGGGACGATTTGCT GCCATTCTTCAAAAAGTCGGAAACTTTCCATCCGCCAAATCAATCCCTCAAGGAGGAGCACAACGCCACACACGGACCAGAAGCTTTTGGCACGTCTGGTCCCATTCAAATCTCGTACACTCCGGACTATTCACCTTCCCACAAGCTATGGCACTCGACGCTTAATGCAGTTGgtgtcaagaccaacaaTGCTCACTTGACGGGATCAAATGTCGGCGTATGGACGAATGTGAACACCGTTGACCCGAGGACAGCTACTCGTAGCTACTCTACCAGCTACCTCGCTGGAAAACAGACGACAAATCTACATGTTTTGACCGGAGCCATAGTACACGAGATTGTACTTGTCAAAGATGAATCAAGCAATGAATATGTAGCAAGTGGTGTGAGGTTCGGCCATGACGGCGCGGAACATGTTGTGCCTGTGGCAAGGGAGGTGGTTTTGTCGGCTGGAACCATACAGTCTCCCCAAATTCTAGAAATGTCTGGCATTGGAAGTCCTGAAGTTCTGGAGAGGGCGGGCATTGCTGTAAAGGTGAATAGTCCAATGGTCGGAGAGAATTTGCAAGACCACATTA TGGTTGCCATGATTTTCGAGGTAGATCGCTCGCTATCGAACCCCGATGACCTATTGACAGACGAAGCCGTTATTACAGCCGCCAGGGAGCAATATCTCCGCGAACAACGAGGTCCATTCACCATATTGCCATGTTCACTCACATATATTCCCTTCTCTCAGACCATTCCTCCAAATATCCTCGCCGATATGCATTCCAAAGCTGCCAATATCACGGCCTTTGACCCGGAAAAGCGCGCCATTCTTAGGAAACGCCTTGATGGAACATCGAAACTCGGCCAAATCGAATACATTTTTGACCTTGGCAACTGGAGCACGACTTTCAAGGGGGACACTGGCAAGAAATATGGCACCATGCTCCAGATGCTGCAGCACCCGTTCTCCGTGGGATCCATTCATATCCGCCCCAGCAAAGGACTAACCGGCGACATAAAGCCCATCATTGATCCAGCGTACTACGCCGGCAGCCACGGGCAGGTGGATGCTGAAATTATCAAAGAATGCATTCGATTTGGCCAAAAGATTGCCCAAACACATCCTCTAGCTAGTATCATCCGTGCTCCTGCGAACCCTACCTCTGATACAGTGGGTGACGACACCAAGTTACGGGACTGGGTGAAGGACAATACCATAACGGACTGGCACCCCGTCGGCACATGCGGCATGGGCGGAAAAGCCGGTATCAAAGGAGGAGTAGTTGATGAGAGATTGAGGGTCTACGGGGTGAAAGGGCTGAGGGTAGTGGATGCAAGTGTGATGCCCTTGCAGATCAGTGCGCATTTACAAGCGACTGTATATGCTATCGCCGAAAAGGGGGCGCATATGATTCTTGAGGATGGGAGGAAGTGA
- a CDS encoding clavaminate synthase-like protein (similar to Fomitiporia mediterranea MF3/22 XP_007265798.1) — MADQMNLPIIDLDVYLTQPASSPAVAAECAKAANALITYGALVLHDSRVSPSDNETFLDLLEDYFAQPEADLRKDERPELSYQIGVTLENTEKPKCAVDEPCLDVIQRLDPSQRPLDISGHQPDPKCRFFWRMAEKPPYETQFPGLNAANVVPEAEGIKERWTPTMDKWGTCMKNAVSKLSEMTAVGLGLPAKYFSDAGTYGPHLLAPTASDLNKYSQKDTILAGFHTDLNFLTIHGRSRYPGLNIWARNTGDRLAVKIPQGNYLLVQAGKQLEYATGGLIKAGYHEVVVNDKTIETIERRKTEFPDRPLVRISSTLFWHLNSDFDLAPVPELAEKARKVREEQKLLGRDEGEESAYPPTKVGHQVEGELKHIALMA, encoded by the exons ATGGCAGACCAGATGAACCTCCCCATAATCGACCTCGACGTCTACCTCACCCAACCGGCCTCATCGCCCGCCGTCGCCGCCGAATGCGCCAAAGCCGCCAACGCACTCATCACCTACGGCGCCCTCGTCCTACACGACTCGCGCGTCTCGCCCTCCGACAACGAAACCTTTCTCGACCTCCTGGAAGACTACTTCGCGCAACCCGAGGCCGATCTGCGCAAAGATGAGCGCCCCGAGCTGAGCTACCAGATTGGGGTGACGCTCGAAAACACAGAGAAGCCAAAGTGCGCGGTGGACGAGCCGTGCCTGGACGTCATTCAGCGGCTGGACCCTTCGCAGCGGCCGCTGGACATTTCGGGCCATCAGCCTGATCCCAAGTGTAGATTCTTCTGGAGAATGGCGGAGAAGCCGCCTTACGAGACGCAGTTTCCGGGTCTGAATGCCGCGAATGTGGTTCCTGAGGCGGAGGGCATTAAAGAGAGGTGGACGCCTACGATGGACAAGTGGGGGACTTGTATGAAGAATGC TGTGTCGAAATTATCTGAAATGACGGCCGTTGGGCTCGGTCTCCCAGCTAAATACTTTAGCGACGCCGGGACATATGG CCCGCATCTCCTCGCCCCCACGGCCTCAGATCTGAACAAATACTCCCAAAAGGACACCATCCTCGCAGGTTTCCACACCgacctcaacttcctcaCCATCCACGGCCGCTCCCGCTACCCCGGCCTCAACATCTGGGCCCGCAACACCGGCGACCGCCTTGCCGTCAAGATCCCCCAGGGAAACTACCTGCTCGTCCAGGCCGGTAAGCAGCTCGAGTACGCGACCGGCGGGCTCATCAAGGCCGGATACCACGAAGTCGTGGTCAACGACAAGACCATCGAGACGATTGAGCGGCGCAAGACCGAGTTCCCCGACCGGCCGCTGGTCCGCATCTCGAGCACCCTGTTTTGGCATCTGAACTCGGACTTTGATCTGGCGCCTGTGCCGGAGTTGGCGGAGAAAGCGAGAAAGGTGCGCGAAGAGCAGAAGTTGTTGGGTAGggatgagggcgaggagtCTGCTTATCCGCCTACAAAGGTGGGACACCAGGTTGAGGG TGAACTGAAACATATTGCTCTCATGGCATAG
- a CDS encoding decarboxylase (similar to Metarhizium robertsii ARSEF 23 XP_007824972.2): MEFTTSLLIESWILYALGVAIVICRMVSRRIKLGKWRNLMIDDYLMVFALVNFTGVVVSINEVAKNGSNYMSAEAAAALTPEGVDRAVYGSIMTFVLEIFTITGTWTIKACLLILYARLTRHTLTKQHLLVKIAAAYCVVTYLVVTFMFVFYWCSPTPEYWAVPVRIDQCATYYHHMIFATACNISSDILLLLIPIPIIVKTRLPAKRKIILVCILGLGVFNILAAILNRYYNFSNPNSYVFLYWYVAEVGIAMLVGNMPLCWPVLRALFGVNDKTDTPSYHGYTFSGGGRKNKKPKNILSTTMLGSTMWDKLDEQEETAGTKTDSHEQTVSDQGSQIELVFQGHAHSHHHHAAVSANPEQTDVSQSSAVLSSGSSGQSQTRQTGDKIMVVTTVDVSSTESRK; this comes from the exons ATGGAGTTTACGACGTCGCTGCTGATAGAATCGTGGATTCTGTATGCTTTGGGCGTGGCGATTGTGATTTGCCGCATGGTTTCGAGGAGGATTAAGCTTGGGAAATGGAGGaatttgatgattgatgATTATCTCATGGTATTTGCGCTG GTCAATTTCACAGGAGTCGTCGTCTCCATCAACGAAGTCGCCAAAAATGGCAGCAACTACATGTCAGCCgaagccgccgccgccctcaCACCCGAAGGCGTTGACCGCGCCGTCTACGGCAGCATCATGACATTTGTGCTCGAGATATTCACCATCACCGGCACTTGGACCATCAAAGCCTGCCTCTTGATTCTCTACGCTCGTCTAAC GAGACACACCCTAACAAAACAGCACTTGCTAGTCAAGATCGCAGCCGCCTACTGCGTGGTGACATACCTCGTCGTAACATTCATGTTCGTCTTCTACTGGTGCAGCCCTACACCTGAGTACTGGGCCGTTCCCGTGAGAATAGACCAATGCGCCACGTACTACCACCACATGATATTCGCAACAGCATGCAACATCTCGTCCGATAttctcctgctcctcatCCCGatccccatcatcgtcaagaCCCGACTCCCCGCCAAGCGAAAGATCATCCTCGTCTGCATCCTTGGGCTAGGCGTGttcaacatcctcgccgccattCTCAACCGATACTACAACTTCAGCAACCCCAATTCATACGTCTTCTTGTACTGGTATGTTGCGGAGGTCGGCATCGCCATGTTGGTGGGTAACATGCCGCTGTGCTGGCCGGTTCTACGAGCGCTCTTCGGCGTCAACGACAAGACGGACACGCCGTCGTACCACGGGTACACGTTCAGCGGAGGGGGTCGCAAAaacaagaagcccaagaaTATTCTAAGCACGACGATGCTGGGCTCCACGATGTGGGATAAGCTGGATGAGCAGGAGGAGACGGCGGGGACGAAGACTGATTCACATGAGCAGACGGTGTCGGACCAAGGGAGCCAGATCGAGCTGGTTTTTCAGGGGCATGCGCAcagtcatcatcatcatgctgctGTTAGTGCGAATCCGGAACAGACTGATGTTTCGCAGTCATCGGCCGTTTTGTCGTCTGGGAGTAGTGGGCAGAGCCAGACGAGGCAGACGGGGGACAAGATTATGGTTGTTACCACGGTGGATGTTTCGTCGACAGAATCTCGGAAATGA
- a CDS encoding NADH-ubiquinone oxidoreductase (similar to Metarhizium acridum CQMa 102 XP_007812172.1): protein MAETATKQTPSSYVGTSKVVQTDYPLIDNDPHFKRVVGYARTSDYVAGGAAAAFAPGALYALEKFAPSYVGKGGFAKAMRLAGVVGVAGGFLYFYQRSCLRFYGATENAREIEMDMREMVSKVKAGESLYGESRLSPYLQGVAARQSRYSALFFSTVPWFNFVNHNQHGVDTAKYYQQAERELEAERGAKSS, encoded by the exons ATGGCCGAAACCGCGACCAAGCAGACGCCCTCGTCCTACGTTGGGACGAGTAAGGTCGTCCAGACGGATTACCCG CTCATCGACAACGATCC TCACTTTAAGCGAGTTGTTGGATATGCCCGAACCTCCGATTAcgttgctggtggtgcggCGGCCGCTTTCGCCCCCGGTGCACTCTACGCTCTCGAAAAGTTTGCTCCTTCATACGTCGGAAAGGGCGGTTTCGCCAAGGCTATGCGGTTAGccggtgttgttggtgttgccggcGGTTTCCTCTACTTTTACCAGCGATCATGTC TTCGATTCTACGGCGCCACCGAAAACGCTCGCGAGATCGAGATGGATATGCGGGAAATGGTGTCCAAGGTCAAGGCCGGCGAGTCCCTGTATGGCGAAAGCAGACTGAGCCCGTACCTGCAGGGTGTTGCGGCCCGACAGAGCAGATACTCTGCGCTCTTTTTCAGCACAGTACCGTGGTTCAACTTTGTCAACCATAACCAGCACGGTGTCGATACTGCCAAGTACTATCAGCAAGCGGAACGGGAGTTGGAAGCCGAGCGGGGTGCGAAGAGCTCGTAG
- a CDS encoding fungal hydrophobin domain-containing protein: MKAFAAAVALFAGAALAHPAALAARDGPCPDLLYSVAQCCSTDVLGVADLDCSTPSSANDAEDLKSSCSTAGAAPKCCTIPVAGLGVLCKDV, encoded by the exons ATGAAGgcctttgccgctgctgttgccctCTTTGCAGGTGCTGCTCTCGCCCACCCtgccgccttggctgccCGTGATGGCCCCTGTCCCGACCTTCTTTACAGCGTGGCCCAGTGCTGCTCTACTGATGTCTTGGGTGTCGCTGACCTAGACTGCTCTACTC CCTCGAGTGCCAACGATGCTGAGGACCTCAAGTCCAGCTGTTCTACCGCAGGTGCTGCTCCCAAGTGCTGCACTATCCCGGTGGCAGGTTTGGGTGTTCTTTGCAAAGACGTCTAG
- a CDS encoding transcriptional activator hac1 (similar to Metarhizium acridum CQMa 102 XP_007812170.1) has protein sequence MAFEQASPMTKFEASPAESFMSLPGDNYTSLFAPTTPSSSTINPLDMMTPQSHSEDKQTPQLPVISEEAESPATENAPSSDKSEKKQTKKRKSWGQVLPEPKTNLPPRKRAKTDDEKEQRRVERVLRNRRAAQSSRERKRLEVEALEIRNKELEDMLMNAQKANLMLVEELNRVRRDSGVVTRSSSPLSSLRDAPLSLSQELFSSQDGHKAHQERAANLVEHLMKSTANPTVNPASLSPELSPVPDEPESHSASVEAQPAVSQVGEGAQVVPGLADSDVTFIDMGSAAQDDAAFSLGDSFGMSAAIDTDRYVLESGLLASPNSSIIDDDYLAGDSAAGLSGQSTFDLFNIDDFLNDEANHVVSDIMAASDYAAADHGFEPKVHDSEIQVS, from the exons ATGGCGTTTGAGCAAGCATCCCCGATGACAAAGTTCGAGGCATCACCGGCCGAGTCCTTCATGTCGCTCCCCGGTGACAACTACACATCACTCTTCGCCCCGACCactccctcatcatcaaccatcaatcCTCTCGATATGATGACTCCTCAGTCACACTCTGAAGACAAGCAGACCCCTCAGCTGCCTGTCATTTCAGAAGAGGCCGAGTCACCCGCCACCGAGAACGCACCGTCATCAGACAAGtcagaaaagaagcagaccaagaagagaaagtcTTGGggtcaagttcttccagAGCCAAAGACCAACCTTCCTCCTAG AAAACGAGCCAAGACCGATGATGAAAAGGAGCAGCGACGTGTCGAGCGTGTTCTCCGTAACCGCCGCGCCGCCCAGTCCTCACGAGAGCGAAAGCGTCTCGAAGTCGAGGCTCTGGAGATACGCAacaaggagcttgaggacATGCTCATGAACGCACAAAAGGCCAACCTTATGTTGGTTGAGGAGCTAAATCGAGTCCGTCGGGATTCTGGCGTTGTGACTCGATCATCATCTCCACTGAGTTCTCTCCGTGACGCTCCTCTGTCATTATCACAAGAGCTCTTCAGCTCCCAAGACGGCCACAAGGCGCATCAGGAACGTGCCGCTAATTTGGTAGAGCACCTGATGAAATCAACTGCGAACCCCACCGTCAATCCAGCCTCACTGTCTCCCGAGCTGTCACCTGTCCCTGATGAGCCCGAGTCTCACTCGGCCTCTGTGGAGGCGCA ACCTGCAGTGTCACAAGTCGGCGAAGGTGCCCAAGTCGTTCCAGGACTCGCAGACTCCGATGTCACCTTTATTGACATGGGCTCTGCAGCTCaggatgatgctgctttCAGCCTCGGCGATTCTTTCGGCATGTCAGCGGCCATTGACACAGATCGCTATGTCCTCGAAAGCGGGCTTCTCGCTTCTCCCAACTCCTCAATTATTGACGACGATTATCTGGCTGGTGACTCTGCAGCCGGCCTCTCGGGTCAGTCAACCTTCGacctcttcaacatcgacGACTTCCTCAACGACGAGGCAAACCATGTCGTCTCCGACATTATGGCAGCGAGCGACTATGCCGCTGCGGACCACGGCTTCGAGCCCAAAGTCCACGACTCTGAGATTCAAGTCTCTTAA
- a CDS encoding nucleoside transporter (similar to Cordyceps militaris CM01 XP_006674280.1) gives MASLNPPDSGHQESQTFNEKGLPQLSAVGSREEESNTPAVEHDVAAKLPVPSKLREINNRIENLAGFEARGIARVLPEERQPPSRSSDLQVAIMWYSANISLNNLAAAMLGPLAFQLGFLDCAMCAVFGAFVGSLTTAYMSIWGPQSGNRTMVVLRFFMGYWPSKILCFLNIILMIGYATIDGIIGGQVLSAVSGGKMTIIVGIVVVSVVCWVVAVFGMALYSWLPQTIALFILIGVAGPYFDASTPSQNTGSLLAAQRLSFFNICLYVPNSWAGAASDFYVYYPEKTSKRKIFLLTLTGIWTAFTFVYLIAIGLGTGVANSPAWAAANDVSSGALVVAGYEPLKGFGRFCSVVVSLGVIANSIPSTYSAALGVQVLGRYFKAVPRYVWSTVLILIEFVLAVAGRNILFTIFQNFCALMGYWAMIMFFIVLMEHLMFRGRQGYDWSRWEDREYQPLGLAALASFLIGWAGAVLGMAQVWYTGPIAKLADGGDVGLWIACGFTIVTFPPLRALELKYFGR, from the exons ATGGCATCTTTAAACCCCCCGGACTCGGGACACCAGGAGTCTCAAACATTCAACGAGAAGGGGCTCCCACAGCTAAGCGCAGTAGGCTCCAGAGAAGAGGAATCCAACACTCCAGCTGTCGAACACGATGTCGCGGCCAAGCTACCAGTGCCGTCGAAACTGAGGGAGATCAATAACCGAATAGAAAATTTGGCGGGTTTTGAAGCTCGAGGTATTGCTCGTGTACTGCCTGAGGAACGTCAACCACCTTCGCGGTCCAGCGATCTTCAAGTAGCCATCATGTGGTACAGCGCAAACATTTCTCTGAATAACCTCGCCGCAGCCATGCTTGGTCCCTTGGCCTTTCAATTGGGCTTTTTGGACTGCGCCATGTGCGCCGTGTTTGGAGCCTTTGTTGGCAGTCTGACAACAGCTTATATGAGCATTTGGGGCCCCCAGAGCGGAAACCGAACCATG GTCGTCTTACGATTCTTCATGGGATACTGGCCCTCCAAGATTTTGTGCTTCCTGAACATCATTCTCATGATTGGCTACGCGACTATCGATGGCATCATCGGCGGACAAGTCTTGTCTGCCGTCAGCGGCGGAAAGATGACTATTATTGTTGGGATTGTCGTGGTGAGCGTTGTGTGCTGGGTCGTGGCGGTTTTCGGCATGGCCCT ATACTCGTGGCTTCCCCAAACAATAGCTCTCTTCATTCTTATTGGCGTCGCGGGTCCGTATTTCGACGCTTCAACTCCCTCCCAGAACACTGGAAGCCTTCTCGCTGCTCAACGGCTGtcattcttcaacatttgcCTCTACGTGCCAAATTCATGGGCCGGCGCCGCCTCTGATTTCTATGTCTACTATCCTGAGAAGACATCGAAACGCAAAATCTTTCTTCTCACCCTCACTGGCATATGGACTGCCTTTACCTTTGTGTACCTCATTGCCATTGGTCTCGGCACCGGGGTTGCCAACAGCCCTGCCTGGGCTGCTGCCAACGATGTTAGTTCTGGAGCTCTGGTTGTCGCAGGATATGAACCTCTTAAAGGTTTCGGACGCTTCTGCTCTGTGGTTGTTTCTCTTGGCGTCATCGCCAACAGCATCCCGAGTACCTATTCCGCGGCGCTGGGCGTCCAAGTTCTCGGCCGATACTTTAAGGCTGTTCCCCGATATGTTTGGTCGACGGTCCTTATTCTCATTGAGTTCGTCCTGGCAGTCGCTGGTCGAAACATATTGTTCACGATTTTTCAGAATTTCTGCGCACTAATGGGCTACTGGGCCATGATTATGTTCTTCATTGTGCTCATGGAACACCTCATGTTCCGTGGTCGCCAAGGCTATGACTGGTCTCGGTGGGAGGACAGAGAGTACCAGCCGCTCGGGCTCGCAGCTCTCGCAAGCTTCTTGATTGGGTGGGCTGGTGCTGTCTTGGGTATGGCTCAGGTTTGGTACACTGGTCCTATCGCCAAGTTGGCGGacggtggtgatgttggaCTCTGGATTGCCTGTGGCTTCACCATTGTCACTTTTCCACCGTTGCGAGCTTTGGAGCTTAAGTATTTTGGACGTTAA